In Trueperaceae bacterium, one genomic interval encodes:
- a CDS encoding ParB/RepB/Spo0J family partition protein, translating into MPAKARGLGRGLDALLPKGEEGGAKQVPLERLTPSPYQPRARLDEAAVAELAASVAAQGVLQPLLVRPTEDGYEIVAGERRFRAATRAGLSTVPVVVRDLDDRTTLEVAITENLQREDLSPLEEAQAYERLQGFGMDQAAVAEAVGKSRSAVANALRLLSLPAAAREALDAGRISAGHARAILAQPEAHRGWALEQILRRGLNVRQAEALRAPSEATPRSASDGRYAALEDDLARQLGTKVRVQGGRKGRIELHFRSREELERLLERLGYQA; encoded by the coding sequence GTGCCCGCCAAGGCTAGGGGGTTGGGCCGCGGCCTCGACGCGCTCCTCCCGAAGGGCGAGGAGGGCGGCGCCAAGCAGGTGCCGCTCGAGCGGTTGACGCCGTCGCCCTACCAGCCGCGCGCGCGGCTGGACGAGGCGGCGGTCGCCGAACTCGCCGCCTCCGTCGCGGCGCAGGGGGTGCTGCAACCGCTGTTGGTGCGCCCGACGGAGGACGGCTACGAGATCGTCGCGGGCGAGCGCCGCTTCCGGGCCGCCACGCGGGCGGGCCTGAGCACGGTGCCGGTCGTCGTGCGCGACCTCGACGACCGCACGACCCTCGAGGTGGCGATCACCGAGAACCTGCAGCGCGAGGACCTGAGCCCACTCGAGGAGGCGCAGGCGTACGAACGCCTGCAGGGGTTCGGGATGGACCAGGCGGCGGTCGCCGAGGCGGTGGGGAAGAGCCGCAGCGCGGTCGCCAACGCCCTGCGACTCCTGTCGCTGCCCGCCGCGGCCCGCGAGGCGCTCGACGCGGGGCGCATCTCCGCGGGGCACGCCCGCGCGATCCTCGCGCAGCCCGAGGCGCACCGCGGGTGGGCGCTCGAGCAGATCCTGCGGCGCGGGCTGAACGTGCGCCAGGCGGAGGCGTTGCGCGCCCCGTCGGAGGCCACGCCGCGCTCCGCCAGCGACGGGCGCTACGCGGCGCTCGAGGACGACCTGGCCCGGCAGCTCGGCACCAAGGTGCGGGTGCAGGGCGGCCGGAAGGGCCGCATCGAACTGCACTTCCGCTCCCGCGAAGAGCTCGAACGCCTCCTCGAACGCCTCGGCTACCAGGCCTGA
- a CDS encoding malate dehydrogenase, whose product MKEPMRVAVTGAAGQIGYALLFRIAAGDLAGPDRPVALQLLEIPGAMDAVKGVEMELADGAFPLLASVTSSSDPREAFEGADVALLVGSRPRGPGMERRDLLEANGAIFTAQGAALNEVASRDVKVLVVGNPANTNALIARSHAPDLPPENFTAMTRLDHNRALSQVAQQAGVPVADVRRMIIWGNHSSTQVPDLHHATVAGAPATERVDAGWANDVFIPTVQRRGAAIIEARGASSAASAAAAAIDHVHDWLHGTPEGDWTSMAIPSRGEYGVAEGLTYSFPVTVSEGRIEVVPGLDVGEDVAARMKASETELLGEREAVADLL is encoded by the coding sequence ATGAAGGAACCGATGCGAGTTGCGGTGACCGGTGCGGCCGGCCAGATCGGCTACGCCCTGCTCTTCCGGATCGCGGCCGGCGACCTCGCCGGCCCCGACCGGCCCGTGGCGCTGCAGCTGCTCGAGATCCCCGGCGCGATGGACGCCGTGAAGGGCGTCGAGATGGAGCTCGCCGACGGCGCGTTCCCGCTCCTCGCGAGCGTCACGTCCAGCAGCGATCCGCGCGAAGCGTTCGAGGGTGCGGACGTCGCGCTCCTGGTCGGCAGCCGCCCGCGCGGGCCCGGCATGGAGCGCCGCGACCTGCTCGAGGCCAACGGCGCGATCTTCACCGCGCAGGGCGCCGCCCTGAACGAGGTCGCGTCGCGCGACGTGAAGGTGCTCGTCGTCGGGAACCCGGCCAACACGAACGCGCTGATCGCCCGCAGCCACGCCCCCGACCTGCCGCCCGAGAACTTCACCGCCATGACGCGCCTCGATCACAACCGGGCGCTCAGCCAGGTGGCGCAGCAGGCCGGCGTCCCGGTCGCCGACGTGCGCCGCATGATCATCTGGGGGAACCACTCCAGCACCCAGGTGCCCGACCTGCACCACGCCACCGTGGCGGGGGCCCCCGCGACCGAGCGGGTCGACGCCGGCTGGGCGAACGACGTGTTCATTCCGACGGTGCAGAGGCGCGGAGCGGCGATCATCGAGGCGCGCGGCGCCTCCAGCGCCGCCTCCGCCGCCGCGGCGGCGATCGATCACGTGCACGATTGGCTGCACGGCACCCCCGAGGGCGACTGGACGAGCATGGCGATCCCCAGCCGCGGCGAGTACGGCGTCGCGGAGGGCCTGACGTACTCGTTCCCGGTGACCGTCTCCGAGGGGCGCATCGAGGTGGTTCCGGGCCTCGACGTGGGCGAGGACGTCGCGGCGAGGATGAAGGCCAGCGAGACCGAGTTGCTCGGGGAGCGCGAAGCGGTCGCCGACCTGCTCTGA
- a CDS encoding Fur family transcriptional regulator codes for MAPSRPNDHEHDPAHDRSHEHGRVDVRAHLRAHGLRYSRPRAAIVSFFREEDRHVSAEDLHHELHARGTALSLSTVYLNLNVLSEAGVVREFQGKQGQKLYDSNVSPHYHLIDKDTGEVVDVPAPTVDGVPLGTFLKRTVEAATGWQLEEPKVQLRGRAPSDDDVGDAADAAD; via the coding sequence ATGGCACCGAGCAGGCCGAACGATCACGAGCACGACCCTGCGCACGACCGCTCTCACGAGCACGGCCGGGTCGACGTGCGCGCGCACCTGCGCGCGCACGGGCTGCGCTACAGCCGCCCGCGGGCGGCGATCGTGTCGTTCTTCCGCGAGGAGGACCGCCACGTCAGCGCCGAGGACCTGCACCACGAGCTCCACGCGCGCGGCACGGCGTTGAGCCTGTCGACGGTGTACCTGAACCTCAACGTCCTGAGCGAGGCGGGGGTCGTGCGCGAGTTCCAGGGCAAGCAGGGCCAGAAGCTCTACGACAGCAACGTCTCCCCGCACTACCACCTGATCGACAAGGACACCGGCGAGGTCGTCGACGTGCCCGCCCCCACGGTCGACGGCGTGCCGCTCGGCACCTTCCTGAAGCGCACCGTCGAAGCGGCGACCGGCTGGCAGCTCGAGGAACCCAAGGTGCAGCTGCGCGGGCGCGCCCCGAGCGACGACGACGTCGGCGACGCCGCCGACGCCGCCGACTGA
- a CDS encoding multidrug efflux SMR transporter, whose translation MAPLSLAYVWLLLSIALEVFATSMLQASQQFTRPVASIATVLGYVGAFYLLSLALRAVPLAVAYAIWAGLGIVLVTLVGVVVYRQALDAPALIGIALIVAGVLVVNLFSGAATH comes from the coding sequence ATGGCCCCGTTGTCCCTCGCCTACGTCTGGCTGCTGCTCTCCATCGCCCTCGAGGTGTTCGCCACCTCGATGCTGCAGGCCTCGCAGCAGTTCACGCGGCCGGTGGCGTCCATCGCGACGGTCCTCGGCTACGTCGGTGCGTTCTACCTGCTCTCCCTCGCCCTCCGCGCGGTCCCGCTCGCCGTCGCCTACGCGATCTGGGCCGGGCTGGGCATCGTCCTCGTCACCCTCGTCGGGGTCGTCGTCTACCGCCAGGCGCTCGACGCCCCCGCGCTGATCGGGATCGCCCTCATCGTCGCCGGTGTCCTCGTCGTCAACCTGTTCTCGGGCGCCGCGACGCACTAG
- a CDS encoding fasciclin domain-containing protein — protein sequence MKHLLTATLIAALAAFGAALADGHGDMPGTVVDVALENEGFETLVAAVTEAELVETLSGEGPFTVFAPTDDAFAAALEALDLTAEELLASDDLAGILTYHVVPGKLMAEDVLAAVESGYGSAAVETVNGAEIEVTVEDGMVMLNGAATVAVTDLEAGNGVVHVIDAVILPPSE from the coding sequence ATGAAGCACCTGCTGACCGCCACCCTGATCGCCGCCCTCGCCGCCTTCGGCGCCGCCCTGGCCGACGGCCACGGCGACATGCCCGGCACCGTCGTCGACGTCGCCCTCGAGAACGAAGGGTTCGAGACCCTGGTCGCCGCGGTGACCGAAGCCGAGCTCGTCGAGACCCTGTCCGGCGAAGGCCCCTTCACCGTCTTCGCCCCGACCGACGACGCCTTCGCCGCCGCGCTCGAGGCGCTCGACCTGACCGCCGAGGAGCTCCTCGCGAGCGACGATCTCGCTGGCATCCTCACCTACCACGTCGTGCCCGGCAAGCTGATGGCGGAGGACGTCCTGGCCGCCGTCGAAAGCGGCTACGGCAGCGCCGCGGTCGAGACCGTGAACGGTGCCGAGATCGAGGTCACCGTCGAGGACGGCATGGTGATGTTGAACGGCGCCGCCACCGTCGCGGTGACCGACCTCGAGGCCGGCAACGGCGTCGTGCACGTCATCGACGCGGTCATCCTGCCCCCGAGCGAGTAA
- a CDS encoding GNAT family N-acetyltransferase: MAPPDPTPATDGPAPGHGPGPTEIRSLDGMEEFHACEAIVKVVWQVDDRELVPASHLKATQHAGGFVAGALQQGRLVGFLAGFLARPTPTTPVGLHSHLMGVLPEVRGTGLGRALKWYQRRWALEQDLPWIRWTFDPLRAPAARLNLEALGAVGVAYERDVYGRIGGVLAGSLPSDRLLVRWDLEAERVLARAGGAAPTDPEAAEADAAEALGRDGDDAPTDPVLDLDADVVAVAAPLDLTRDLYERPEVASAWRDATRTTFEAYVARGYRAERFVHGRYLLRRRAP; encoded by the coding sequence ATGGCCCCGCCCGACCCGACGCCCGCGACCGACGGCCCCGCCCCCGGCCACGGACCCGGCCCCACCGAGATCCGGTCGCTCGACGGGATGGAGGAGTTCCACGCCTGCGAAGCGATCGTGAAGGTCGTCTGGCAGGTCGACGACCGCGAACTCGTGCCCGCCTCGCACCTCAAGGCCACCCAGCACGCCGGCGGCTTCGTCGCCGGCGCCCTCCAACAGGGGCGCCTCGTCGGGTTCCTCGCCGGCTTTCTCGCCCGCCCGACCCCCACCACCCCCGTCGGGCTCCACAGCCACCTCATGGGGGTCCTGCCCGAGGTCCGCGGGACCGGCCTGGGGCGCGCCCTCAAGTGGTACCAACGGCGCTGGGCCCTCGAGCAGGACCTTCCCTGGATCCGCTGGACGTTCGACCCGCTCCGCGCGCCCGCCGCCCGCCTCAACCTCGAGGCGCTCGGGGCGGTCGGCGTCGCGTACGAACGCGACGTCTACGGCCGCATCGGCGGGGTCCTGGCCGGCTCCCTCCCCAGCGACCGACTGCTGGTGCGCTGGGACCTCGAAGCCGAACGCGTCCTCGCCCGCGCCGGGGGCGCCGCCCCCACCGACCCCGAAGCCGCCGAAGCCGACGCCGCCGAAGCCCTCGGCCGCGACGGCGACGACGCCCCCACCGACCCGGTCCTCGACCTCGACGCCGACGTCGTCGCGGTCGCCGCCCCCCTCGACCTCACACGCGACCTGTACGAACGCCCCGAGGTCGCGAGCGCCTGGCGGGACGCCACCCGCACCACCTTCGAGGCCTACGTCGCGCGCGGCTACCGGGCCGAGCGGTTCGTGCACGGCCGCTACCTGCTGCGCCGCCGCGCCCCCTGA
- a CDS encoding hemolysin family protein, whose protein sequence is MTFAVAIIVALILANGVLAMSEMALAASRRSRLAQRAEEGDAGARAALALFDEPNRFLSTVQIGISLVGVLSGAFGGRALAGPAAARLEAWGVAAPVAEPLAFAVVVAGITFLSLVVGELAPKRVALAAPEAVSRVVARPMRAVSRLAAPAVALLSWSTNALLAPFGVGERRGGEPSEEEISGMLQQSHRVGHIGGAEVEMIENVFDMGDRRVRSLLTPRRDVSWIDADAPWEDVRDALVAASHARLPVARGELDALIGVVKVHEILDRLLLGEAVDVAALAEPALEVPESLDALSLLERFREEGTRFAVVLDEYGGVEGIVTAGDVLTALLGELAGGSSEDAPDVTRLGEDAYELDGTLYVEELKDLLAIPALPREEDRDYRTLGGLVTTLAGRVAEVGDAVTASGWRFEVVAVDGPRVDRVHVRRVEPDPADADGAGAPSDEGDAG, encoded by the coding sequence GTGACGTTCGCGGTGGCCATCATCGTGGCGTTGATCCTCGCGAACGGGGTGCTCGCCATGAGCGAGATGGCGTTGGCGGCGTCGCGGCGGAGTCGCCTGGCGCAGCGGGCGGAGGAGGGCGACGCGGGCGCGCGGGCGGCGCTCGCGCTGTTCGACGAACCCAACCGCTTCCTCTCCACGGTGCAGATCGGGATCAGTCTGGTGGGCGTGCTGTCCGGCGCGTTCGGGGGGCGGGCGTTGGCGGGGCCGGCGGCGGCGCGCCTGGAGGCGTGGGGGGTGGCGGCGCCCGTCGCGGAACCGCTGGCGTTCGCGGTCGTCGTGGCGGGGATCACCTTCCTGTCGCTGGTCGTCGGCGAGCTCGCGCCGAAGCGCGTGGCGTTGGCCGCGCCGGAGGCGGTGTCGCGGGTCGTGGCGCGACCGATGCGGGCGGTGTCGCGCCTCGCGGCGCCGGCCGTCGCGTTGTTGTCGTGGTCGACGAACGCGCTCTTGGCGCCGTTCGGGGTGGGGGAGCGCCGGGGCGGGGAGCCGTCGGAGGAGGAGATCAGCGGGATGCTGCAGCAGAGCCACCGGGTGGGGCACATCGGGGGGGCGGAGGTCGAGATGATCGAGAACGTCTTCGACATGGGCGACCGCCGCGTGCGTTCGTTGCTCACGCCCCGGCGGGACGTGAGTTGGATCGATGCCGACGCGCCGTGGGAGGACGTGCGCGATGCGTTGGTGGCCGCGAGTCACGCGCGCCTCCCGGTCGCGCGGGGGGAGCTGGATGCGTTGATCGGGGTCGTGAAGGTGCACGAGATCCTGGATCGGTTGTTGTTGGGCGAGGCGGTCGACGTCGCCGCGCTCGCCGAGCCGGCGCTGGAGGTTCCGGAGAGCCTCGATGCATTGTCGTTGCTGGAGCGCTTCCGGGAGGAGGGGACGCGCTTCGCGGTGGTGCTGGACGAGTACGGCGGGGTGGAGGGGATCGTGACGGCGGGGGACGTCCTGACGGCGTTGCTGGGGGAGTTGGCGGGCGGCTCCAGCGAGGACGCGCCCGACGTCACGCGGTTGGGGGAGGACGCCTACGAGTTGGACGGCACGTTGTACGTCGAGGAGTTGAAGGACCTGCTGGCGATTCCGGCGTTGCCGCGCGAGGAGGACCGGGACTACCGGACGCTCGGGGGGTTGGTGACGACGCTCGCGGGGCGGGTGGCGGAGGTCGGGGACGCGGTGACGGCGTCGGGCTGGCGGTTCGAGGTGGTGGCGGTCGACGGTCCGCGGGTCGACCGGGTCCACGTGCGCCGCGTCGAGCCGGACCCCGCGGACGCGGACGGCGCCGGGGCGCCGAGCGACGAAGGCGACGCGGGGTAA
- the dnaJ gene encoding molecular chaperone DnaJ, with protein sequence MPTDYYDLLGVARDADTKAIKAAYRKLALKYHPDRNPGDPDAEETFKSLNEAYAVLSDDEKRANYDRYGTAEPGGMPFGGGAGGGDIFDIFNSVFGGGFAGGGRPQRGRPGEDLEARLEVTLEQARDGATLEVELERMAACDVCHGDRAEPGSDGKEACPTCGGAGQVRSQVQSLLGTMMTTQVCPRCQGEGQVVTHPCSGCSGRGRTLSHDTVEVTLPVGIDGGYRLRIPGQGSAGVDGGPDGDLYVYIELAPHEHFTREGDDLRYALQVGPAQAALGVTVEVPTLDGVDTLEVPAGTQPGTEVRLRGKGMPRLRRGGFGDEIVTVQVVIPKHLTPAAREHLEAYADEVGEEVRETHSLIERLKGVFAGRRHREDGASD encoded by the coding sequence ATGCCGACCGACTACTACGACCTCCTCGGCGTGGCCCGCGACGCGGACACCAAGGCCATCAAGGCGGCCTACCGCAAGCTCGCGCTGAAGTACCACCCCGACCGCAACCCCGGCGACCCCGACGCGGAGGAGACGTTCAAGAGCCTCAACGAGGCGTACGCCGTCCTCTCCGACGACGAGAAACGCGCCAACTACGACCGCTACGGCACCGCCGAACCCGGCGGCATGCCGTTCGGCGGAGGGGCCGGCGGCGGCGACATCTTCGACATCTTCAATTCCGTGTTCGGAGGCGGCTTCGCCGGCGGCGGCCGGCCGCAACGCGGCCGCCCCGGCGAGGACCTCGAGGCGCGCCTCGAGGTCACCCTCGAGCAGGCCCGCGACGGCGCGACGCTCGAGGTCGAGCTCGAACGCATGGCGGCGTGCGACGTCTGTCACGGCGACCGCGCCGAACCCGGCAGCGACGGCAAGGAGGCCTGCCCCACCTGCGGCGGGGCGGGCCAGGTCCGCAGCCAGGTGCAGTCGCTCCTCGGCACCATGATGACGACGCAGGTCTGCCCCCGCTGCCAGGGCGAGGGGCAGGTCGTCACGCACCCGTGCAGCGGCTGCTCGGGGCGGGGCCGGACGCTCTCCCACGACACCGTCGAGGTGACGCTGCCCGTCGGCATCGACGGCGGCTACCGCCTGCGCATCCCCGGCCAGGGCAGCGCCGGCGTCGACGGCGGACCGGACGGCGACCTGTACGTCTACATCGAGCTCGCCCCCCACGAACACTTCACGCGCGAGGGCGACGACCTCCGCTACGCGCTGCAGGTCGGCCCCGCCCAAGCGGCGCTCGGCGTGACGGTCGAGGTCCCCACCCTCGACGGGGTCGACACCCTCGAGGTGCCCGCCGGGACCCAACCCGGCACCGAGGTCCGCCTCCGCGGCAAGGGCATGCCCCGCCTCCGGCGCGGCGGCTTCGGGGACGAGATCGTCACCGTCCAGGTCGTCATTCCCAAGCACCTCACCCCCGCCGCCCGCGAGCACCTCGAGGCGTACGCCGACGAGGTCGGCGAGGAGGTGCGCGAAACCCACTCGCTGATCGAGCGCCTCAAGGGCGTCTTCGCCGGCCGCCGGCACCGCGAGGACGGCGCGAGCGACTGA
- the miaA gene encoding tRNA (adenosine(37)-N6)-dimethylallyltransferase MiaA — translation MPTASRPTALLLGAPTASGKSAVALRLAERHGLEIVVADAMQVYRGLDVGTAKPSAAERARVPHHGLDLVGPRDAFSVAAWVAHAEAAIHDAAARGVTCLVVGGTGFYLDALAEGLPTVPAADPDVQAPLWARVEAEGIEPLLAELRAVAPEDAERAQRNPRRVVRSLEVWRRTGRPPSAFPRRAPRVAVDRTWLRPPLAALEPRIEARARRMLAGGWPQEAAALDAAALATAAQAIGYREAAALARGERSEAEVLGAVVRATRRYARRQRTWFTRHPAERTFEAIAEDVEGALEAWVAEGPS, via the coding sequence GTGCCGACCGCCTCCCGCCCGACCGCCCTGCTGCTCGGCGCGCCGACCGCCAGCGGCAAGAGCGCCGTCGCGCTCCGCCTCGCCGAACGCCACGGGCTGGAGATCGTGGTGGCGGACGCGATGCAGGTGTACCGCGGGCTCGACGTCGGGACGGCGAAACCGAGCGCGGCGGAGCGCGCCCGCGTCCCCCACCACGGGCTCGACCTCGTCGGCCCGCGCGACGCGTTCAGCGTCGCGGCGTGGGTCGCGCACGCCGAGGCGGCGATCCACGACGCCGCGGCGCGCGGCGTCACGTGCCTCGTGGTCGGGGGCACCGGGTTCTACCTCGACGCCCTCGCCGAGGGCCTCCCGACGGTGCCCGCCGCCGACCCGGACGTGCAGGCGCCGTTGTGGGCGCGCGTCGAGGCGGAGGGGATCGAGCCGCTCCTCGCGGAGCTCCGGGCGGTCGCGCCGGAGGATGCCGAGCGGGCGCAACGCAACCCGCGGCGGGTGGTGCGCTCGCTGGAGGTGTGGCGGCGGACCGGCCGCCCGCCGTCGGCGTTCCCGCGGCGGGCGCCGCGCGTGGCGGTGGACCGCACCTGGTTGCGGCCGCCCCTGGCGGCGCTCGAGCCGCGCATCGAGGCGCGAGCCCGCCGCATGCTGGCGGGGGGGTGGCCGCAGGAGGCGGCGGCGTTGGATGCGGCGGCGCTCGCGACGGCGGCGCAGGCGATCGGCTACCGCGAGGCGGCGGCGCTCGCGCGGGGCGAACGCAGCGAAGCGGAGGTGCTGGGGGCGGTCGTGCGGGCGACCCGGCGGTACGCTCGGCGGCAACGCACGTGGTTCACCCGGCACCCGGCGGAGCGGACGTTCGAGGCGATCGCGGAGGACGTCGAGGGCGCCCTCGAGGCGTGGGTCGCGGAGGGGCCGAGCTGA
- a CDS encoding Hsp20/alpha crystallin family protein, with the protein MELDTYGTASDLQELLAVRDSIQRLVEHREGDDALLPRAELRDAGEAYHLLVDVPGVPQENLEIAVQGAEVIVAGVREREGDGELVFGERPRGPFQRTVTLPGDVDPEGAQARLASGVLVLHLPKRDGSAGGSAG; encoded by the coding sequence ATGGAGCTCGACACGTACGGCACCGCCAGCGACCTCCAGGAGTTGCTCGCGGTTCGCGACTCGATCCAGCGCCTCGTCGAGCACCGCGAGGGCGACGACGCGCTGCTGCCGCGCGCGGAGTTGCGCGACGCGGGCGAGGCGTACCACCTGCTCGTGGACGTGCCCGGCGTCCCGCAGGAGAACCTGGAGATCGCCGTCCAGGGCGCCGAGGTCATCGTGGCCGGCGTCCGGGAGCGCGAGGGCGACGGGGAGCTGGTGTTCGGCGAGCGCCCGCGCGGCCCGTTCCAACGGACCGTGACGCTGCCCGGCGACGTCGACCCCGAGGGCGCGCAGGCGCGCCTCGCGAGCGGCGTGCTGGTGCTGCACCTCCCCAAGCGCGACGGGTCGGCCGGTGGGTCGGCCGGTG
- a CDS encoding LptA/OstA family protein, translated as MNDASPHVPPSRRALARAVRSFAALAFATLVVVGGAATAQEASPTDADLERRVITIDGSGGTQSGNLRYGPLRYEHPDPYGVTATVSTLTILGPVATLAGPEGEEVLLSRAKGRRTATFEGGVRVLRDRLEADGPGLVYDEATGLGVLRGGSVVTIAPEAEEDDVTTITADAVEFDVDTDRSVNRGDVVLVTGEQRAESDELRYDESTDLAGLVCLEAQCTITRAQEDGELVITADDIRVLTQDERLWARGNVRVVDGDLVTTGDEVVYDDGDKLAEVTGSPAVSVNEADGVTLESDRILQDVEFDFVEAIDASQASDVDLTAFLFDEERGEDAPQAP; from the coding sequence ATGAACGACGCGTCCCCCCACGTCCCCCCGTCCCGCCGCGCGCTCGCGCGCGCCGTCCGTTCGTTCGCCGCGCTCGCGTTCGCCACGCTCGTCGTGGTGGGCGGCGCCGCGACGGCGCAGGAGGCGTCCCCGACCGACGCCGACCTCGAACGGCGCGTCATCACGATCGACGGGAGCGGCGGGACGCAGAGCGGCAACCTCCGCTACGGACCCCTGCGCTACGAGCATCCCGACCCGTACGGCGTCACCGCGACCGTGTCGACCCTGACGATCCTCGGTCCGGTCGCGACGCTGGCGGGGCCCGAGGGCGAGGAGGTGCTGCTCTCCCGCGCGAAGGGCCGGCGCACCGCGACGTTCGAGGGGGGCGTGCGGGTGCTGCGCGACCGTCTCGAGGCGGACGGGCCCGGGCTCGTGTACGACGAGGCGACGGGGCTCGGCGTGCTGCGCGGGGGGAGCGTCGTCACCATCGCGCCGGAGGCCGAGGAGGACGACGTCACCACGATCACGGCGGACGCCGTCGAGTTCGACGTCGACACCGACCGGAGCGTCAACCGCGGCGACGTGGTGCTCGTCACGGGCGAACAGCGCGCGGAGAGCGACGAACTGCGCTACGACGAATCGACCGACCTCGCGGGCCTCGTGTGCCTCGAGGCGCAGTGCACGATCACCCGGGCGCAGGAGGACGGTGAACTGGTCATCACCGCCGACGACATCCGCGTCCTGACGCAGGACGAGCGCTTGTGGGCGCGCGGGAACGTCCGCGTCGTCGACGGCGACCTCGTCACGACCGGCGACGAGGTCGTCTACGACGACGGCGACAAGTTGGCGGAGGTCACCGGCTCGCCGGCGGTGTCGGTGAACGAAGCGGACGGCGTGACGCTGGAGAGCGACCGGATCCTGCAGGACGTCGAGTTCGACTTCGTCGAGGCGATCGACGCGAGCCAAGCCAGCGACGTCGACCTGACCGCGTTCCTGTTCGACGAGGAACGCGGCGAGGACGCTCCGCAGGCGCCGTGA
- the greA gene encoding transcription elongation factor GreA: MANREPVYLTPAGLAKIEEELRYLKEERREEISAYMGSAIADGDLRESAAYDEARMLQSENEARIADLEELLHRAEVVDAEEGDAATARLGATLTLVDDAGQEVELALVGTHEADVLEGKISDESPLGQSLVGRKAGDDVELALAGDATTYHVRSVRFE; encoded by the coding sequence ATGGCGAATCGTGAACCGGTGTACCTGACGCCCGCGGGCTTGGCGAAGATCGAGGAGGAGCTGCGCTACCTCAAGGAGGAGCGCCGCGAGGAGATCAGCGCCTACATGGGCTCCGCCATCGCGGACGGCGACCTGCGCGAGAGCGCGGCGTACGACGAGGCGCGCATGCTGCAGAGCGAGAACGAGGCCCGCATCGCGGACCTCGAGGAGCTCCTGCACCGCGCGGAGGTCGTCGACGCCGAAGAGGGCGACGCCGCCACCGCGCGGCTCGGGGCGACCCTGACGTTGGTCGACGACGCCGGCCAGGAGGTGGAGTTGGCGCTCGTCGGGACGCACGAAGCGGACGTGCTCGAAGGCAAGATCAGCGACGAGTCGCCGCTCGGCCAGTCGCTGGTCGGGCGCAAGGCCGGCGACGACGTCGAGCTGGCGTTGGCGGGCGACGCGACGACGTACCACGTGCGGAGCGTCCGGTTCGAGTGA
- a CDS encoding phosphoribosyltransferase family protein — translation MIFEDRRHAGRLLADAVLERLGPPGAGERRVVLGLPRGGVPVAAVVAEALDAPLDVLVVRKLGAPGHEEYAIGAIASGGAKTVDEAAVVRLGIDAATLADLEARERAELGARERRFGADGERPDVRGATVVVVDDGVATGATMRAALAALRRRGPARVVVAIPLAPADTLARLRREADAVVCLEAPDPFHAVGQGYAAFPQVSDDAVARLLADARRERT, via the coding sequence GTGATCTTCGAGGACCGCCGCCACGCCGGCCGCCTCCTCGCCGACGCGGTCCTCGAACGCCTCGGTCCGCCGGGCGCCGGGGAACGCCGCGTGGTGCTGGGCCTCCCGCGCGGCGGGGTGCCGGTCGCCGCCGTCGTGGCGGAGGCCCTCGACGCCCCTCTGGACGTGCTGGTGGTGCGCAAGCTGGGGGCGCCCGGCCACGAGGAGTACGCGATCGGCGCGATCGCCAGCGGCGGCGCGAAGACCGTCGACGAGGCCGCGGTGGTGCGCCTCGGGATCGACGCGGCGACGTTGGCCGACCTCGAGGCCCGCGAGCGGGCGGAGCTGGGGGCGCGGGAGCGTCGCTTCGGGGCGGACGGCGAGCGTCCCGACGTGCGGGGTGCCACGGTCGTCGTCGTCGACGACGGCGTCGCGACCGGCGCGACGATGCGCGCGGCGTTGGCCGCGTTGCGGCGGCGCGGGCCCGCGCGCGTCGTCGTCGCGATCCCGCTCGCGCCGGCCGACACCCTCGCGCGGTTGCGGCGCGAGGCGGACGCCGTGGTGTGCCTCGAGGCGCCGGACCCGTTTCACGCGGTGGGGCAGGGGTACGCCGCGTTTCCGCAGGTCTCCGACGACGCCGTCGCGCGGCTGCTGGCCGACGCCCGCCGCGAACGCACCTGA